The following nucleotide sequence is from Natronomonas pharaonis DSM 2160.
GAAATCGTAGCGGTCTTTGAGTACATCACCGACGCCAAATTCGAGTGTACTTCGGTCTTCGTCCCAATCGAGCGTGTAGAGGTCGTTGCGAACGAGGCCGTGCAACTCGTAGCCCTCTTTCCGGTTGCCCCAGTAGCCTGGCGGTGAGGGTTTCTCTGTCACTGTTGTGTTGGAGTTGTCGTGGTACTGCTCAAGCAACCGGAAGTGACTGCGCCATGCTTCGCTATTCTTGCGAGCAATCTGCTGGCACGTCGCCTTCCCGATGATGGGAGCATACTCGTCGTAGAGGTCGGTGTAGTCGGCGTCCCACACGTCACCGTCATCGCTGAAGTACGCTTGTCGGCGGCGGTAGGTGATTTGATTCCAGAGCGGGGGCTGGGCGGCCAGCCAGTCGAACAAACACTGCCGATACCTGTCGCTGGTTGCGTTGGCAGTATAGGTATTCGTTCGCTGTGGCCGGTCGCTCACACGCAGTTATATGCAGTCAAATATCATAAACGTTGAGATTACAAAAAGCTAAAGTAACGTGGAAAGTGGTATGTCATGTCGGCTTCATCCCCGCCCTGAAGGGCGAGGCTTTCGCCTCGAATATTCCGTAAATCGGCGCGTTATTGGACGAGGTGCGGAAAATAACCATCAGATAAAACGACCCATCACATTTATCTATCAGACACTCGAAGCGAGAACGATGCTTGACTACCTCGGTCTCGAGAGCGATCTCGATGAAGAAGAGCGGCTCATACAGGAAACAGCCCGGGATTTCGTCGAAGACAACGTTGCGCCGGACATCGGTCAACACTGGATCGACGGCACGTTCCCGACGGACCTCATCCCCAAGATGGGCGAGCTCGGATTCTACGCCCCCAACCTCGAAGGCTATGGGTCACCGAACGTGAGCGAGACGGCCTACGGCCTACTGATGCAGGAACTCGAAGCCTGCGATTCCGGCCTTCGCTCGATGGCCTCCGTTCAGGGCGCACTCGTGATGTACCCCATTCACGCATACGGCTCTGAAGCACAAAAAGAAGAATGGCTCCCCGCGCTCGGACAGGGGGAAGCGGTCGGCTGCTTCGGTCTCACCGAACCGGAACACGGCTCGAACCCCACCGCAATGGAGACGCAAGCCGAGAAAGACGGCGACGAGTACGTGCTGAACGGCTCAAAAACCTGGATTACCAATTCGCCAATCGCCGACGTGGCCGTCGTCTGGGCGCGAGATACATCGGCAGATGACACACCAGTCCGAGGGTTCCTCGTCGAGACCGACCGCGATGGCGTCACGACAAACAAAATCGACGAGAAGCTGTCGTTGCGGGCCTCAATTACGGGAGAGATCGGCCTCCAGAACGTGCGAGTCCCCGAGACGAACGTGCTACCCGAGGTCGAGGGAATGAAAGGCCCGCTGTCGTGTCTCACGCAGGCTCGGTACGGCATCGCGTGGGGTGCGATCGGCGCCGCCCGCGACTGCTTCGAGACGGCCCGAGAGTATGCAACCGACCGCGAGCAGTTCGGCACCCCTATCGGCCAGTTCCAGCTGCAGCAGGACAAGCTCGCCGAGATGGCAACCCAGATATCGCTGGCACAACTGCTTGCACACCGGCTGGCGGAACTCAAAGAGCGCGGCGACATGCGACCCCAGCACGTCTCGATGTCGAAGCGTAACAACGTCCGGATGGCTCGAAACCAATCCCGTATCGCGCGCGAGATGCTGGGCGGCAACGGTATCACCGCCGACTACTCGCCGATGCGCCACATGGCCAACCTCGAAACCGTCTACACCTACGAAGGAACCCACGACATCCACACGCTGATCCTCGGTGAGGACCTCACCGGGCTCCAGGCGTATCAGTAAACGATGGCTGGCGAAGCGCGCAACCCAAATGGCGATACTGGCCCGCTCGACGGCCTAACGGTCCTTGACGCCTCCCGCGTACTCGTCGGGCCGTTCTGCACGATGCAACTCGGCGACCTCGGAGCCGACGTTATCAAAATTGAGCGACCGGATGGCGGCGATCAGACCCGTGCCTGGCACCCGCCGACATATGGCGACTCGGAAGAAAGCGCCTACTACACGAGCATCAACCGGAACAAGCGGTCCGTCG
It contains:
- a CDS encoding acyl-CoA dehydrogenase family protein, whose translation is MLDYLGLESDLDEEERLIQETARDFVEDNVAPDIGQHWIDGTFPTDLIPKMGELGFYAPNLEGYGSPNVSETAYGLLMQELEACDSGLRSMASVQGALVMYPIHAYGSEAQKEEWLPALGQGEAVGCFGLTEPEHGSNPTAMETQAEKDGDEYVLNGSKTWITNSPIADVAVVWARDTSADDTPVRGFLVETDRDGVTTNKIDEKLSLRASITGEIGLQNVRVPETNVLPEVEGMKGPLSCLTQARYGIAWGAIGAARDCFETAREYATDREQFGTPIGQFQLQQDKLAEMATQISLAQLLAHRLAELKERGDMRPQHVSMSKRNNVRMARNQSRIAREMLGGNGITADYSPMRHMANLETVYTYEGTHDIHTLILGEDLTGLQAYQ